The window GTCAAGTGGTACGACGCGGAGAAGGGGTTCGGCTTCGTCACGCAGGACGGTGGCGCCGACGTCTACATCCGCAAGGCCGCGCTGCCGCAGGGCGTCGAGGGGCTCAAGGCCGGTCAGCGGCTGGAGTTCGGCGTCGCCGACGGCCGCCGCGGTCCGCAAGCGCTTTCCGTCCGGCTGCTCGACCCGCCGCCGTCCGTCGTCGAGGCGCGCCGCCGCCCCGCGGAGGAGCTGCACGGCCTGATCGAGGACATGATCAAGCTCCTCGAGCTGAAGGTGCAGCCGGACCTGCGGCGCAACCGCTACCCGGACCGGAAGCACACCAAGCAGATCGGCGAGATCATGCGCGCGGTCGCCCGGGACCTCGATCCCTAAAACACTCGAGCCCTAAGCCTCGAGGCGCAGGCCCCACACGTCGCTGGGCAGCAGGCCCGACTCGCCGGTGCTCGAGTTCAGCACGGCCGTGTACTTCTGCACGTCGACCGCCGAGATGCGGTCGGCGGGCGTCGGCGGCGTCACCGTGTACGCGTAGCGGTCCAGCGACGTGAACGGGATCGGGTCGCTCTGCTTGTACTCGCCCTGCGGGGTCACGTACTCGTAGACGATCTGCCACGGCGCGTCCGCGACCTCGCCGGGCACCGAGATCTGCACGGGCCTGCCCGGGCGGACCTTCAGCGTCTGCGTGTCGCCCTTGGCGCTGCACGGCTGCGCGAGCTGCTGGGAATAGTCACACGTCAGCACGGGCGTGGTGGTGATGGTGTGGCCGTCGGCGAAGAAGGTGACCTCGGCCGGGCCGGGCGCCGAGCACCCGGCCACCGCGAACCCACCGGCCGCAAGCAGGGCCACCACCCGGGAACGTCGCATGCGCCGGAGCCTACCGGCGAGGCGTCGGGTCCCTGGGCAGGCCCTGGGCCGGGAAGCTGCCGGTCGGCTCCGGACGCAGCGGCCGGTCGCCGCCGAGACCCGGCACGAGCGAGCCGCCGCGGCGCACCAGGTACGTCTGGGTCGTCCCGACCGCCAGCAGGATCGTGATGACCATGAAGCCGATCCAGTACGTCGGCGGCAGCAGCAGGCCGATCGCGCCGCCGAAGCACCAGGCCAGCTGCAGCACGGTCTCCGAGCGGCCGAACGCCGACGCGCGCGACTCCTCGGGCAGGTCCTCCTGGATGACGGCGTCGAGGCTGATCTTGGCCAGCGCGCTGGCCGTCGCGCCGACCAGGCCGACGATCGCGGCCGTGGCGAGGCCGGGCAGGACCGTCGCGACCAGCGCGGCCAGCACGCAGCCCGCCACGCACCCGACGATCACCTGGTCCGGGCTGCCGAAGTGCAGGCGCGAGCCCAGCGCGTTGCCGAGGAAGCCGCCGGCCCCCGCGGCGGCGCCGATCACGCCGAGCAGCAGCAACTGCATGAACGGCGTCTGCCCGCTGCCTTCGGTCTGGGCCTTCACCGCGAACGCGGCGAACATCATGAGGAAGCCGGTGAGCACGCGCACCGAGCCGTTGCCCCACAGGGCGACGACGATGTGGCGCCCCATCGGCTGGCGGCGCTTCTTCTCCGTCGGGTGGGCCCAGAGCGACGTCGGGACCTCGCCCTCGGTCGCCTCGACCCAGGCCGGGATCCGCATCGACTGCACGGCGGCGGCAACGCAGATCAGCGCCGTGAACCACAGCGCGCCCGCGGCGCCGGAGATCGCGTTGACGCCGCTGGCCAGCGCGCCGAACACGCCGGCGGCGACCAGCCCGAACGTCGTCAGGCGGGCGTTGGTCTTGGAAAGCGTGATCTCCGAGGGCAGCACCCGCGGTGTCACCGCGGCCTTGAGCACGGTGAACGACTTCGACAGCACCATCATCCCGAGCGCGGCCGGGTAGAGCAGCCAGTCGTCGAAGTGCAGGGCCATCACGACGGCCATCAGGCCCTGGCCGATCGAAGACGCGCACATCGCCAGCCGCCGGCCCCGCTGCACCTTGTCGAGCGCGGGGCCGATCACCGGCGCGACCAGCGCGAACGGCGCGATCGTGATGAGCAGGTAGAGCGCGACCTTGCCCTTGCTCTCGCCGCTGGTCGCGGCGAAGAACAGGGTGTTGGCCAGCGCGATCGCCATCGCCGCGTCGCTCGCGTAGTTCAGCATCACGGCGTAGGTCAGCGAGGTCAGGCCGGACTTCTCGGCGCCGTCGGCCTTCGTCGCGCGCTGGAACGCGCCGACGGCCTGGCCGGTCAGCTGCCGGCTGCGCATCGCCGCGACCCGGGTGACGGTGATCTTCTTCGGCAGCTTCGGCGTGCCGCCCGGGGTCCGCGGTTCTTCCCGCGGCGGCTGCGGTTCCGGCTCGGGCGGCCGCGGCTCGCCCGCGTAGCCGCCGGTGTCGTAGTGCTCGTACTCACCACTGCCGGGACGGCGTTCACCCTGGTAGAAGCCGGGCGGTCCCTCGCGGCGGACGGGCTCGGTGCGGTTCGGGTCGTACGGCCGCGCACCACGCGGGGGTGGTCGGTGTCCCCTCGGCGCGGCGGCGGTCGGGGCCTCGTTCGCGTTCGGCACGCGGTCGTCGTAGTGGCCCCCACGCGGGGGCGGCGGCGGGACCGGCCGTGCGACGCGGGTGGGCGGCGGCGCGCTCTGGTGCTCGACGCGGGTGGGCTGCGGGGCGACCGCGTCCCGCCACGGCTTGGCCTGGCCCGCGCCGGGCTCCGGCGTCCAGCGCCGCTTCGGCTTCCGGCCGCGCGACTGCGAGCCGGAGCCGTCGGAGCGGGAGCCGAAGAGTGCCACGTCTCAATCCTGCCTTACCGGGGGTCGGTTCCGCCTGCTCATCCGTGCTTCAGGTGCTCTTCGGGACAAACCTCACCCGGAACGTGACCTGCCACTGCTTCCCGGTGAGGAGGAATTCGTCCGTGCCCGGCACGGCGGCTATGCCGTTGAGCACGTCCTCGCTGTCGGTTGTGTTCACCTGGGCGCGGAGCTGACCGGCGTCGATCGTCCCGGTGACGTGTCCGGTGGCGGCGTCGATCCGCAGGATGGTGTCGGTGTGCCAAACGTTTGCGTAGACGTCGCCGCCGACGCACTCGAGCTCGTTGAGCTGGTCGCGCCCGACGTCGACGCTCCCGGTGACGGCGAAGGTCTTCGGGTCGCGGAAGGTCAGCCGGGCCGAGCCGTTGCTCATGACGAGCCGGCCGCCGGGCTGGTGGCACAGGCCCCAGCCTTCGCCTTGGTAGCCGACTCGGCGCAGCTCGGCGAGGGTTTTCGAGTCGCGTTCGATGGCGAAGCCGTCCTGCCAGGTGAGCTGCCACAGCGTCGGCCCGAGGACGGTGACGCCCTCGCCGAAGAGGGGCGGGGGGAGGGTGGCTTTCGTGGTGGGCGGTCCGCCGGGTGGTCCCGCGGTGAGCGTCGACTGCCCGGCGAGGCCGGTGCTTTCGTAGAGGGTGCCGCCGGCGAACTCGAGGCCTTCGGTGAAGGCGGCAGGGTCGTGGGGCAGGGTCGAGACGACCTGGACGGTGAGCTGCTCGGGGCTCGTCTCCTGGCCGGGGGCACCGGCACAGCCGCCCAGCGCGGCGGCCAGCAGCAGCGTGGTGATGATCGGCGTGCGCACAGGAACAGCCTGGCACGGGCGCCGATGATGCGTGCGGCACAATTGGCCGCATGACGCTGCTGCTGACCCTCGACGACGGTTCCGTGCAGCGCAAGCTCGCCGATGCGGTGGAGTTCGCGCGCGCGGCGGTGCTCGACGAAACGCCCGAGGAGCAGATCGGCACCCACGTGGGTGTCTCGCGTGAGGACGCGGTCACGGCGAGTCACCTCTTCGAGGCCCAGGTGCCGGGTTACCGCGGCTGGCGCTGGTCCGTGACGGTCGCCCTGGCGGGTGACGACGAGCCGGTGACGGTCAGCGAGGTCGTCCTGGTGCCCGGCCCGTCGGCGTTGATCGCCCCGGCGTGGGTCCCGTGGGAGCGCCGGGTCCGCGCGGGCGACCTCGGCGTCGGCGACATCTTCCCGACGGACGAGAACGACCCCCGCCTGGTCCCGGCGTACCTGCAGTCGGACGACCCGTCGGTGGAGGAGGTAGCGCGCGACGCGGGCCTGGGCCGCGTGCACGTGCTGTCCCGCTTCGGCCGCACGGAAGCGGCGACCCGCTGGCACTCCGGCGAGTTCGGCCCCCGGTCGGACATGGCCCGCAGCGCCCCGGACGTGTGCGGGACGTGCGGGTTCTTCGTCCCCCTGGCGGGATCGCTGCGCGGCGTGTTCGGCGTGTGCAGCAACGACATCGCCCCAGCGGACGGCCACGTGGTCGACGTGGAGTACGGGTGCGGAGCCCACTCGGAGGTCGAGGTCGAGGTGACCTCATCGATCCCGGTGGCCGAGCTGGTGTACGACGACTCGCTGTTGGACTTCACCCCATCGGAGGTAGCGGAGACGCCGGCCGCCGAACCGGAGACGGCGATCGCGGAGGCGGACGTCTCACCGGCGGAGGTGGAGCCGGAGGAAGCGGCCGAGTCGGCGGTCTCGCCTGAGCCGACGGATGCGGTTGCGGAGCCCGCGGCGGCTGATCCTGACTCGACGCAGGCCGACGCGGTTGCGGAGCCGGTTGCGGCCGAGCCGGTTGCGGCGGAGCCGATGGATGCAGTTGCCGAGCCGACTGCGGCCGAACCCGGTTCGGCGCAGGCCGACCCGGCTGCCGAGACGATTGTGGCCGAGTCGACCGATGCGGCTGCGGCTGACTCTGACTCGGTGCAGGCGGAGGCGGACGAAGCAGTTGCCGAGACCGAGCCGGGCGCGGTCGATGCTCAGCCGACCTCTGTCCGCGATGAGACTGCCGAGACGCCTGCGGCTCAGGCCGCTCCCGTCGAGGCTGATGTTCCTGAGCCTGCCGAAGCCGAGCCCACCCAGGCAGAGGTGACCGATGCGGTTGTCGAGCCGCGGCAGGCCGAAGATGCTCCGGTGCCCGAGGCGGTCGAGCCCACTCAGGCTGAGGTGACCGATGCCGTCGCCGAGCCGCAGCGGGCCGAGGACGCGTTGGTGCCCGAAGCGGTCGAGCCCGCTCAGGCCGAGGCGCAGGCGGCGGTTGAGGCTGAGGTGCCGGAGGCGGTTCATGCCGATGCGGTCGCTCACGGTGCGGCCACACCCCAGGCAGGTGAGCCTGCAGAGGCTGAGGCGAGTGAGCCGGTCGTGAGTTCGGTGCCCGAACCTGCCGAAGCCGAGCCCACTCAGGCTGAGGTGACCGATGTGGGTGACGTTGAGCTGGGTGCACTGCCCGCCGATGATGTCGGCACCGAGGATGGGGGACCGGTCGCCGCCGCTGGGCGGGGAGAAAGCGTTGAGCCTGCGGTGCGCGACGTGGAGCCGACTCGAGGCGAAGACACCGGTGAGCAGCGGGACCTCTGAGCCGCACGGGGCCGATCCCTTCGGCACCGCGCGGCTCCGTGACTCCACCCTGCGCGCCTGGCAGGACTCGCCCACTCGGCTGATCGAGGACACCAACGTCGAGCGCGACCTGCGCGTCGGCGCCTATCGGGATCGGCTCTTCGTCGAGCTGGCGCAGAACGCCGCCGATGCCGCCATGGCCGCCGGGCGGGCGGGGCGCGTCGAAGTGTCCCTTGTGGACCGGGAACTCAGGTTCGCCAACACCGGTGCTCCGCTCGACGCGCGTGGGGTGGCTTCGCTTGCCTCGCTGAGGGCATCCGGGAAGACCGGGGACACCGTGGGGCGGTTCGGTGTCGGGTTTGCTGCTGTTCGCACCGTTTCCGACGCGCCGAGCGTCCTCTCCGCCAGTGGTGGCGTGGTCTTTTCCGCGGAGCGGACCCGTGCCGCGGCCGGTATCTCGGGGGACGTTCCTGTTCTCCGCCTGCCCTGGCCGGTGGACGGCAATCCGCCGGACGGCTTCGACACCGAGGTCCGGTTGCCGCTCAGGGATGACGTTGACGGGCAGGCTCTTCTCGATCAGCTCGGCGAAGACATCGGCGATCTGCTTCTCGCCTTGCCGTGGCTGGCCGAAGCCGATGTGGACGGTCGCGTTTGGACAAGGAAGACCGACGGCAACGTGGTCGAGATCCGGGGTCCGCAAGGGGAAACGCGATGGCTGACCCATCGCGGTGACGTCGTATGGGCGGTTCCGGTCGACTCAGACGGGATCCCGAAGCCGCTCGACGAGGACGTTCTGCACGCTCCCACACCAACCGACGACGGACTTTCGTTGCCTGCCAGGCTTCTGGCGTCGGTTCCGGTCGAGCCTTCGCGACGTCGCGTGCTGCCCGGGGCCGAGCTGAACGAGGTGCTCGCGAACGCCGCCCGAGAGTATGTGCAGCTGGTTCGGTTGCTGCCGGCCGAACAGCGGTTCGCGCTCGTGCCCGCGCCAGGGTTCCCGAAGTCCACTGTGGACGCGATGCTTCGCGACGAGGTGCTGGCGAACCTCAGTTCCGAGCCGTGGTTGTCCACTCAGGACGGTCGTGAGGTCGCCGGACGGCAGGCGAAGGTGCTCGACGTCGACGTGCCGGGTCTGCCCCAGCTGATCGCCGATGTCGTTCCCGGGCTGATCGACGGCGCGGCACCCGCCAGTGTGCTGAAAGCCGTTGCGGTGCAAGTGATCAGCATCGAAGAGGTGCTGGAAACGCTGACCGGCACGTCCCGCGAGCCAGGCTGGTGGCACGACGTCTACGCGGCCCTGGCGATCGCCGTCGAGTCGCACGCGCTCGCGCGTGAACGGCTGGACGGGCTGCCCGTGCCGCTCTCCGACGGCCGGACGCTGCCCGGGGCGAGAGGGTCTCTGCTCGTCGAAGGCTCCGCCGAGCTGCTCGAACTGCTGTCCGATGTGGACGTCCCGGGGCTGAGGCTGGTGCACCCGGCGGCGTCGCACCCGCTGCTGGAACGCTTGGGGGCCAAGCAGGCCGACGCCCGGGAGCTGCTCAACGCCGACCAGCTGCGGGACGCCGTCGAGCGCAGTGTCGAGGATGTCAAGTCCGGTTTGGACGGTACGACGCTCGCGGGCGCCGTCCTCCGGCTGGTCGCCGACTGCGGGGACGACCCCCCGCGGTGGGTCGGCGCGCTCGCCCTGCCCGCCACCGACACCTGGCGGCGTGCCGACGAACTCGTGCTTCCGTCGTCGCCGCTGCTGGACGTCTTCGACGAAGAGGTCTTCGACGAGGACGGCGCCCTCGACGTCCTCGACGAGGACTTCGCAGAAGACTGGCCGGCCGACACGCTCAAAGCCGCGGGTGTGCTGGACTCGTTCGCGCTGGTCGTCGACGACGAGCCGCACGAGCCCGACCACGACCTGCCGGACGAGGAAGCCTGGTGGGACTCGCTTCCGGAACCGCCGTCGACGCTCCTCGCCGTCCGCGACCTCGACCTCGTCGCGGACGACGCGTGGCCCGCGGCGCTGCGTCTGCTCGCCGCGCGCCCGGAGACGTTGCAGGCCCTGCGCGCGCCCCGAGGGCACGCCGCCTGGTGGATCGCGCAGTACGCCGTGCTCGGCGGGCTCGCCCCGAGCGAATGGCGGCTGCCGGGCGCCGATCTCGCCGGTCTCTACGACGAGGTTCCTGAACTCGGCCTGAGTGAAGAGCTTCTGCGAACGGCCGGCGTGCGGACCGATCTCGAGATGTCCAATGTGGACGAAGTCGAGAACGTCCTGAATCGGCTCGCGGATCCGGATCGGACGATCTCGACCGGGCTGACCACCCGCGCCTACGACGCGGTCGTGGCGTCGGGGTTCGAGCCGCGGCCGCCGGAAGGAGTGCGCGCCGCCGACGGGTCCGTCGTGGACGGTGCGCTGGTGCTCGACGTGCCGTGGGTGGCCGGAGCGCTCGGTCCGGACCAGTACGTCGTCGCGCCCGAGGATCCGGAACGCCTCGCCGACCTGCTCGACCTCCCGCTCGCCAGTACCGAGGAAGCCGCGGTGACCAGCGAAGGCGAGTACGCGCCGTGGGCCGAGCTGCCCGCGCTGAAGCTCGTCGCCGACCAGCTCGGCATCCGGCTGCCCGCGGGCGGCGTCCTCGTGCACGACCCGCTGACCGTGTCGATCCAGGGCGCCGACCACGACGTCCAGTGGTGGTCCGACGGCCGGCTGCACGCGGCCGACACGTCCGAGGGTCTGGCGCGCGCGTTCGCCTGGGCGGCCGGGCGCTGGCCCGACCGGCACCTGATCACGGCGCTGCTCGACGAGCCCTCACCGCGGACGCTGCTCGCGTAAGCGACAAGAAAGTCGAAGGCATCAGAGGCGCTGGGCCGATTTCGAGCCCCGGCGGGCGGCGGCGCGCTGCCAGCCGATGATCGCCAAGCCGACGAACCCGAGCACGAAACCGGACAGCGCCGTCTGCACCCACAGCCCCGAAGTCGTGAAGAAGAGCACCACCAGCGCGACAGCCCAGATCGAGGTGCCTACGATCACCACCGGCGTCAGGTCGGTCAGCTTCTTGGGCAGCTCCGGCGTGTGCCGCAACGAGCCCGTAACCTCCGGTGGATTGATCGGTTCACTCACGTGGTGAAGGGTACTCCGCAGCAGCGACAGAATGGGCAGGCCAATGGCGGAGCAGGAGACGACCCGCGCCGGGACGTCCACACTGGACCGGTTCTTCAAGATCACCGAACGGGGTTCGACCGTGCCGCGCGAGGTGCGCGGCGGCCTGGTCACCTTCGTCACGATGGCCTACATCGTGGTGCTGAACCCGCTGATCATCGGCAGCTTCTCGGCCGGTGACGCGGGCGCGCACAAGGACCTGCTCGGCGGCATCCTGCCCGTGCCGCAGGTCGCCGCGGTGACGGCGCTCGTCGCCGGGGTCATGACCATCCTCATGGGCCTGGTGGCGAACTACCCGTTCGCCATCGCGACCGGCCTCGGCATCAACAGCCTGGTCGCGGTCACCATCGCCCCGCAGATGACCTGGCCCGAGGCGATGGGCTTGGTCGTCATCGAGGGCGTCATCATCGTGGCGCTCGTGCTGACCGGGTTCCGCACCGCGGTGTTCCGGGCGGTGCCGGCGTCGCTGAAGTCCGCGATCGCGGTCGGCATCGGCGTGTTCATCTGCCTGATCGGCCTGGTCGACGCCGGGTTCGTGCGCCGGCTGCCGGACGACGCGCACACCACCGTCCCGGTCGGCCTCGGCATCAACGGCTCGATCGCCTCCTGGCCGACCGCGGTGTTCGTGGTCGGCCTGCTGCTCACCGGCATCCTGGTCGTGCGCAAGGTCAAGGGCGCCATCCTGATCGGCGTGCTGTCGTCGACCGTGCTGGCCATCGTCGTCGAGGCGATCGTCAAGGCCGGGCCGTCGCAGGGCACGAACCCGAAGGGCTGGAACCTCGGCTACCCGGCACTGCCGGACCAGGTCGTCGGCCTGCCGAACCTTTCGCTGGTCGGCGACGTCTCGTTCGGCGCCTGGACGCGGCTGCCGATCATCACCGTCTGCCTGCTGGTGTTCACCCTGGTCTTGGCCGACTTCTTCGACGCGATGGGCACGATGACCGGCCTCGCGAAGGAAGCCGACCTGCTCCCGGCCGACGGGCAGCTGCCCAACGTCGGCAAGGCGCTGTTCGTCGAGGGCCTCGCGGGCGCGGCCGGCGGATTCGGTTCGGCCAGCTCGAACACGGTGTTCGTCGAGTCGGCGGCCGGCATCGCCGAGGGCGCGCGGACCGGCCTGGCCAACATCGTCACCGGCGTGCTGTTCATCGCCGCGATGTTCCTGACCCCGCTCTACCAGGTCGTGCCGGTCGAGGCGGCCGCGCCGGCGCTGGTCGTCGTCGGCGCGATGCTGATGGCGCAGGTCCGCGACATCGACTTCACCGACTACTCGATCGCGCTGCCCGCGTTCCTGACCATCGTCGTGATGCCGTTCACGTACTCGATCGCCAACGGCATCGGCGCCGGCTTCGTCAGCTACGTCGTGATCCGCGCGGCGACCGGCAAGGCGCGGCAGGTGCACCCGCTCATGTGGGTGATCGCGGTGGCCTTCATCGCCTACTTCGCGGTCGGGCCGATCCAGGCGGCGTTCCGCTGATCAGCCGGCGCCGCTGACCCGCAGCGCCGCGTCGAGGACGCCGCGGTTGCGCTCGAACTCGGCGGGCGGTGCCTCGAATCGGATCGTGATGAGGGTTTCACCGACGCCGAGGCCGATCACGGAGACCCGCCGCGGGCTTCCGCCGCCGGGATCGGTGTAGTCCCACTCGGCGGCGTCGTAGTCGGCGATCTGCGGGTGTTCGGTGACCGTGCCGCCGTGGCCGGCGGCCTTGGCCACGGCACGGAGACCGCTCACCGGGTCCTCCTGCTCGAGGGGCACCCGGTCGGTCTCCAGCAGGAGATCGCCGTGGCGGTAGCTCGCGCGGTCCTTGTCTTCGGTGAGGGCCCAGCCGGTCGGGACCGGAATCTCCACGTCGAAGCCGCCCGTCCCGCGGCCGGCTTCGGCCGGGAAGTCGTAGATCTCCTTGGTCTCCTGGTACGGCAACGTGGTCGCGGTCGGCGCGGGAGTCGTCGACGGTGGCGGTGCGGCTGCCTCGTCACCGCCGCCCGCGAACTGCGCCACCACGATCGCCAGGACCGCGGCGCCGACCACGGCCGAGCCCACCAGCTTCTTGTTCACCGAACCCCCAGGTTTCTCTCGAGGAGGGACGCCCGAGGCGCGCGGGAGGTTGCGGTGGAGATCACCCGTGCGGTGGAAGTTTCGTAAGGTATGCTAACTATATGTCCGGCGACACGCACGAACGCTCCTTGGCGAGCCGTCTGCGTCTCGCGGTGGTCCGGCTCAACCGCCGGCTGCGGGCACAGCGCGTCGGGGACGACCTGACGTTGACGCAGGTCGCCGCGCTGTCCACCCTGCACAAGTGCGGTGCGCTGACCCCAGGTCAGCTCGCCGCGAAGGAAGGCGTCCAGCCGCCCTCGATGACGAGGGTGATCGCCGCGCTCGAAGAGATGAAGTTCGTCGAGCGGCGCCCGCACCCGACCGATGGCCGACAGGCCATCGTCGAGCTGTCCGAGAGCGGGCTGGCCTACGTGCAGAAGGCCATTTCCGTGCGGGAGGCGTGGCTGGACCGGCAGTTGGCGGAACTCGGCGACGAAGAGCGTGAAGTGCTCTCGAAAGCCGCCGAAATCATAGACAGGATGGCGGGGAACTAACCACGGTGACGGCCACGGGTAGCGAAACGAAGCGTTCGATCGAGACCACTGCTACCCGGGACACGGCCCCACCGCCGTCCGCTTCACCACCATCCCCTTCCCGGCGCGGCAGCATGTTCGCGTCGCTGCGGGTGCGCAACTACCGGCTCTTCTTCACCGGCCAGGTCATCTCGAACATCGGCACCTGGATGCAGCGCATCGCCCAGGACTGGCTGGTGTTCACCCTCAGCGGCAACAACCCGATCGCCCTCGGCGTCGCCGTCGCGCTGCAGTTCGCGCCGACGCTGTTCCTTTCGCTCTGGGCCGGTGTCCTCGCCGACCGCGTCGACAAGCGGCGCCTCCTCACGTGGATCCAGGCCGCGGCGTGCTCGCAGGCCGTCGTGCTCGGCGTCCTCGACATCACCGGGCTCGTGGCGCTGTGGCAGGTGTACGTCCTGTGCTTCACGCTCGGCATCACGGCGTCGCTCGAAGTGCCGACGCGCCAGTCGTTCGTCGCCGAGATGGTGGGCCGCGACCAGATCGCCAACGCCGTCGCGTTGAACTCGTCGATCTTCAACATGGCGCGGATCGTCGGGCCGGCGATCGCCGGGTTCGCGATCACCTGGATCGGCACCGGCTGGCTGTTCATCGCGAACGCGCTCAGCACCGTCGCGGTGATCACCGGGCTCGTCCTGATGAACCCGGACAAGCTGTTCCGCGTCGCGGCGGTGCCGCGCGAGAAGGGCCAGCTCGCCGAGGGCCTGCGCTACGTCCGGCGGCGCTCGGACCTGATGACGGTGATGGTGCTGGTGCTGTTCGTGAGCACGTTCGGCATCACGTACTTCAGCTCCCTCCCGATCGTGGCCGCGAACGTCTTCCACACCGCGGCCGACGGCTACGGGCTCCTGTCGACGCTGGTCGCGGTGGGGACGTTCACCGGCGCGGTGATGTCCGCCCGCCGCGGCACCAAAGGCCGGCCGCGGGTGCGGCTGATGCTGGTGTCCGCGTTCTTCCTGGGCGTGTTCGAGCTGATCACGGCGTTCATGCCGACGTACCTGACGTTCGGCCTCGGCCTGATCCCGCTCGGCTTCGCCACGATGACGTTCCTCAACACCGCGAACGCACTGGTGCAGACGTCGGTCAGCCCCGAGATGCGCGGCCGCGTCATGGGGCTCTACGTGCTGGTGCTCATCGGCGGCAACCCGATCGGCGGCCCGATGGTCGGGTGGATGGCGCAGGCGTTCG of the Amycolatopsis sp. NBC_01488 genome contains:
- a CDS encoding cold-shock protein — translated: MPTGKVKWYDAEKGFGFVTQDGGADVYIRKAALPQGVEGLKAGQRLEFGVADGRRGPQALSVRLLDPPPSVVEARRRPAEELHGLIEDMIKLLELKVQPDLRRNRYPDRKHTKQIGEIMRAVARDLDP
- a CDS encoding DUF3027 domain-containing protein is translated as MTLLLTLDDGSVQRKLADAVEFARAAVLDETPEEQIGTHVGVSREDAVTASHLFEAQVPGYRGWRWSVTVALAGDDEPVTVSEVVLVPGPSALIAPAWVPWERRVRAGDLGVGDIFPTDENDPRLVPAYLQSDDPSVEEVARDAGLGRVHVLSRFGRTEAATRWHSGEFGPRSDMARSAPDVCGTCGFFVPLAGSLRGVFGVCSNDIAPADGHVVDVEYGCGAHSEVEVEVTSSIPVAELVYDDSLLDFTPSEVAETPAAEPETAIAEADVSPAEVEPEEAAESAVSPEPTDAVAEPAAADPDSTQADAVAEPVAAEPVAAEPMDAVAEPTAAEPGSAQADPAAETIVAESTDAAAADSDSVQAEADEAVAETEPGAVDAQPTSVRDETAETPAAQAAPVEADVPEPAEAEPTQAEVTDAVVEPRQAEDAPVPEAVEPTQAEVTDAVAEPQRAEDALVPEAVEPAQAEAQAAVEAEVPEAVHADAVAHGAATPQAGEPAEAEASEPVVSSVPEPAEAEPTQAEVTDVGDVELGALPADDVGTEDGGPVAAAGRGESVEPAVRDVEPTRGEDTGEQRDL
- a CDS encoding glutaminyl-peptide cyclotransferase, whose product is MRTPIITTLLLAAALGGCAGAPGQETSPEQLTVQVVSTLPHDPAAFTEGLEFAGGTLYESTGLAGQSTLTAGPPGGPPTTKATLPPPLFGEGVTVLGPTLWQLTWQDGFAIERDSKTLAELRRVGYQGEGWGLCHQPGGRLVMSNGSARLTFRDPKTFAVTGSVDVGRDQLNELECVGGDVYANVWHTDTILRIDAATGHVTGTIDAGQLRAQVNTTDSEDVLNGIAAVPGTDEFLLTGKQWQVTFRVRFVPKST
- a CDS encoding DUF2771 family protein — protein: MRRSRVVALLAAGGFAVAGCSAPGPAEVTFFADGHTITTTPVLTCDYSQQLAQPCSAKGDTQTLKVRPGRPVQISVPGEVADAPWQIVYEYVTPQGEYKQSDPIPFTSLDRYAYTVTPPTPADRISAVDVQKYTAVLNSSTGESGLLPSDVWGLRLEA
- a CDS encoding NCS2 family permease codes for the protein MAEQETTRAGTSTLDRFFKITERGSTVPREVRGGLVTFVTMAYIVVLNPLIIGSFSAGDAGAHKDLLGGILPVPQVAAVTALVAGVMTILMGLVANYPFAIATGLGINSLVAVTIAPQMTWPEAMGLVVIEGVIIVALVLTGFRTAVFRAVPASLKSAIAVGIGVFICLIGLVDAGFVRRLPDDAHTTVPVGLGINGSIASWPTAVFVVGLLLTGILVVRKVKGAILIGVLSSTVLAIVVEAIVKAGPSQGTNPKGWNLGYPALPDQVVGLPNLSLVGDVSFGAWTRLPIITVCLLVFTLVLADFFDAMGTMTGLAKEADLLPADGQLPNVGKALFVEGLAGAAGGFGSASSNTVFVESAAGIAEGARTGLANIVTGVLFIAAMFLTPLYQVVPVEAAAPALVVVGAMLMAQVRDIDFTDYSIALPAFLTIVVMPFTYSIANGIGAGFVSYVVIRAATGKARQVHPLMWVIAVAFIAYFAVGPIQAAFR
- a CDS encoding DUF2530 domain-containing protein; the encoded protein is MRHTPELPKKLTDLTPVVIVGTSIWAVALVVLFFTTSGLWVQTALSGFVLGFVGLAIIGWQRAAARRGSKSAQRL
- a CDS encoding MFS transporter produces the protein MALFGSRSDGSGSQSRGRKPKRRWTPEPGAGQAKPWRDAVAPQPTRVEHQSAPPPTRVARPVPPPPPRGGHYDDRVPNANEAPTAAAPRGHRPPPRGARPYDPNRTEPVRREGPPGFYQGERRPGSGEYEHYDTGGYAGEPRPPEPEPQPPREEPRTPGGTPKLPKKITVTRVAAMRSRQLTGQAVGAFQRATKADGAEKSGLTSLTYAVMLNYASDAAMAIALANTLFFAATSGESKGKVALYLLITIAPFALVAPVIGPALDKVQRGRRLAMCASSIGQGLMAVVMALHFDDWLLYPAALGMMVLSKSFTVLKAAVTPRVLPSEITLSKTNARLTTFGLVAAGVFGALASGVNAISGAAGALWFTALICVAAAVQSMRIPAWVEATEGEVPTSLWAHPTEKKRRQPMGRHIVVALWGNGSVRVLTGFLMMFAAFAVKAQTEGSGQTPFMQLLLLGVIGAAAGAGGFLGNALGSRLHFGSPDQVIVGCVAGCVLAALVATVLPGLATAAIVGLVGATASALAKISLDAVIQEDLPEESRASAFGRSETVLQLAWCFGGAIGLLLPPTYWIGFMVITILLAVGTTQTYLVRRGGSLVPGLGGDRPLRPEPTGSFPAQGLPRDPTPRR
- a CDS encoding sacsin N-terminal ATP-binding-like domain-containing protein, with product MSSGTSEPHGADPFGTARLRDSTLRAWQDSPTRLIEDTNVERDLRVGAYRDRLFVELAQNAADAAMAAGRAGRVEVSLVDRELRFANTGAPLDARGVASLASLRASGKTGDTVGRFGVGFAAVRTVSDAPSVLSASGGVVFSAERTRAAAGISGDVPVLRLPWPVDGNPPDGFDTEVRLPLRDDVDGQALLDQLGEDIGDLLLALPWLAEADVDGRVWTRKTDGNVVEIRGPQGETRWLTHRGDVVWAVPVDSDGIPKPLDEDVLHAPTPTDDGLSLPARLLASVPVEPSRRRVLPGAELNEVLANAAREYVQLVRLLPAEQRFALVPAPGFPKSTVDAMLRDEVLANLSSEPWLSTQDGREVAGRQAKVLDVDVPGLPQLIADVVPGLIDGAAPASVLKAVAVQVISIEEVLETLTGTSREPGWWHDVYAALAIAVESHALARERLDGLPVPLSDGRTLPGARGSLLVEGSAELLELLSDVDVPGLRLVHPAASHPLLERLGAKQADARELLNADQLRDAVERSVEDVKSGLDGTTLAGAVLRLVADCGDDPPRWVGALALPATDTWRRADELVLPSSPLLDVFDEEVFDEDGALDVLDEDFAEDWPADTLKAAGVLDSFALVVDDEPHEPDHDLPDEEAWWDSLPEPPSTLLAVRDLDLVADDAWPAALRLLAARPETLQALRAPRGHAAWWIAQYAVLGGLAPSEWRLPGADLAGLYDEVPELGLSEELLRTAGVRTDLEMSNVDEVENVLNRLADPDRTISTGLTTRAYDAVVASGFEPRPPEGVRAADGSVVDGALVLDVPWVAGALGPDQYVVAPEDPERLADLLDLPLASTEEAAVTSEGEYAPWAELPALKLVADQLGIRLPAGGVLVHDPLTVSIQGADHDVQWWSDGRLHAADTSEGLARAFAWAAGRWPDRHLITALLDEPSPRTLLA